The proteins below are encoded in one region of Sporosarcina sp. FSL K6-1508:
- a CDS encoding SpoVR family protein: MTEIKALHRAIDEITEIATGFGLDFYPMRYEICPADIIYTFGAYGMPTRFTHWSFGKQFHKMKLQYDLGLSQIYELVINSNPCYAFLLDTNSLIQNKLIVAHVLAHCDFFKNNVRFSNTRKDMVESMTATAERIANYEMVYGKDEVEHFLDAVLAIQEHIDPSILRYQRPAEAMDEKVEEEVIRKTPYDDLWNLGKKVSEKKIVPSQKEKKVPLTQEKDILLFILEYSRELEEWQRDILTMMREEMLYFWPQLETKIMNEGWASFWHQRILREMNLTSGETIEFATLNANVIQPSKTTINPYYLGLKIYEDIEKRYNHPTEKMKKLGIKPNTGREKMFEVREIESDISFIRNYVTKELIQQEDLYLFEKKGNNYEITTKDYEDIRNQLVSMRVNGGFPYIVVENGDYLRNGELYLVHKYEGTELDLKYLESVLPYIYQLWGRIVHIETNVENLQVVYSYDRNKVYRRYV, translated from the coding sequence TTGACGGAAATAAAAGCGCTTCATCGTGCGATTGATGAAATCACAGAAATTGCAACTGGTTTTGGCCTCGATTTTTATCCAATGCGTTATGAAATATGTCCCGCTGATATTATTTATACATTTGGGGCGTATGGCATGCCAACGCGCTTTACTCATTGGAGTTTTGGGAAACAATTTCATAAAATGAAGCTGCAATATGATCTTGGACTAAGCCAGATATATGAGCTTGTCATTAATTCGAATCCTTGTTATGCATTTTTGCTAGATACGAATAGCCTGATTCAAAATAAACTTATTGTTGCCCATGTTCTAGCTCACTGTGATTTTTTCAAAAATAATGTCCGCTTCTCCAACACGAGGAAGGACATGGTAGAAAGTATGACGGCAACGGCTGAACGTATTGCGAATTATGAAATGGTTTACGGCAAAGACGAAGTAGAGCATTTTTTAGATGCTGTGTTAGCGATTCAAGAACATATAGATCCTTCTATACTAAGGTATCAACGTCCCGCTGAAGCCATGGATGAGAAGGTTGAAGAAGAAGTTATACGAAAAACCCCTTATGATGATTTATGGAATTTAGGTAAAAAAGTATCTGAGAAGAAAATCGTACCAAGTCAAAAAGAAAAGAAAGTCCCCCTGACACAGGAAAAAGATATTTTGCTCTTTATTTTAGAATACAGTCGTGAACTGGAAGAATGGCAACGTGATATTTTAACGATGATGCGAGAGGAAATGCTCTACTTTTGGCCGCAGCTTGAAACAAAAATCATGAATGAAGGTTGGGCCTCATTTTGGCATCAACGGATTTTAAGGGAAATGAATTTAACATCTGGAGAAACAATAGAGTTTGCTACATTGAACGCGAATGTTATTCAACCTTCAAAAACAACAATCAATCCCTACTATCTTGGATTAAAAATATACGAAGATATCGAAAAGAGATACAATCATCCAACAGAAAAAATGAAGAAGTTAGGAATTAAACCGAACACGGGAAGAGAGAAAATGTTTGAAGTGAGAGAAATCGAATCGGATATTTCTTTTATTCGAAACTATGTCACGAAGGAATTGATCCAACAAGAGGATTTATATCTTTTTGAAAAAAAGGGCAACAATTATGAAATTACCACTAAAGATTATGAAGATATAAGAAATCAATTAGTCTCCATGCGTGTAAATGGCGGTTTTCCGTATATCGTTGTTGAAAATGGGGATTACTTGCGAAATGGAGAATTATATTTAGTGCATAAGTATGAAGGCACGGAATTGGATTTGAAGTATTTGGAAAGTGTGCTTCCTTATATTTATCAATTATGGGGACGGATTGTGCATATAGAAACGAATGTTGAGAATTTACAAGTTGTCTATTCGTATGATCGAAACAAGGTATATCGACGGTATGTATAG
- the yhbH gene encoding sporulation protein YhbH, with protein MNEKDNDHFAVSQENWSLHRKGHQDQQRHLGKVKEAIQNNLPDLISEESIIMSKGRDVIKIPIRSLDEYKIRYNREKSKHVGQGTGESQVGDVIASDGSQGKSGTGTGKKAGDQAGQDYYEAEVSIAEIEEALFKEMELPNLEQKEQADNTAEKIEFNDIRKKGLIGNIDKKRTILTAIKRNAMKGNAEIAPFHNDDLRFKTWDDVRKPESKAVVLAMMDTSASMGNFEKMMARSFFFWMANFLRTKYETVEFEFIAHHTEAKIVTEEDFFSKGESGGTICSSAYLTALELIEKKYNPARYNIYPFHFSDGENMSSDNEKCIKLVEEIMAVSNMFGYGEVNAYNRFSTMMSSFKKIDDPKFRHYILKEKRDVYFALKSFFHKNLEGFD; from the coding sequence ATGAATGAAAAAGACAATGATCATTTCGCCGTCTCACAGGAAAACTGGTCTCTCCACCGAAAGGGCCATCAAGATCAACAACGTCATTTGGGTAAAGTAAAAGAAGCCATCCAAAATAATTTACCGGACTTAATTAGTGAGGAAAGTATCATCATGTCAAAAGGGCGCGATGTCATTAAAATACCAATTCGCTCACTAGATGAATACAAAATTCGTTATAATCGGGAAAAGTCAAAGCATGTAGGGCAAGGAACTGGTGAGAGCCAAGTCGGCGATGTGATTGCGAGCGATGGCTCGCAGGGGAAAAGTGGTACTGGGACAGGAAAAAAAGCAGGCGATCAAGCCGGGCAAGATTACTATGAGGCTGAGGTTTCGATTGCAGAGATAGAAGAAGCTTTGTTTAAAGAAATGGAACTGCCGAACTTAGAACAAAAAGAACAAGCTGATAATACAGCAGAGAAAATTGAGTTCAATGATATTCGTAAAAAAGGGCTTATCGGAAATATAGATAAAAAGCGAACCATTTTAACGGCTATTAAAAGGAATGCAATGAAAGGAAATGCTGAAATTGCACCCTTCCATAATGATGATTTACGTTTTAAAACTTGGGATGATGTAAGGAAACCTGAATCCAAAGCAGTTGTGCTCGCGATGATGGATACAAGTGCTTCAATGGGTAACTTTGAGAAAATGATGGCGAGAAGTTTCTTCTTTTGGATGGCAAACTTTTTACGAACGAAATATGAAACGGTCGAATTTGAATTTATTGCGCATCATACTGAAGCCAAAATAGTGACAGAAGAAGATTTCTTTTCGAAAGGGGAGAGTGGGGGCACAATCTGTTCTTCCGCTTACCTAACGGCGCTTGAGCTCATTGAGAAAAAATATAATCCCGCACGTTATAATATTTATCCATTTCACTTTTCAGACGGTGAAAATATGTCATCTGATAATGAAAAATGTATAAAACTTGTTGAAGAAATCATGGCAGTTTCCAATATGTTTGGTTACGGTGAGGTAAATGCCTATAATCGTTTTTCTACAATGATGTCCTCGTTTAAAAAAATCGATGATCCGAAGTTCCGTCATTATATTTTGAAGGAAAAACGGGATGTCTATTTTGCGCTTAAAAGCTTCTTCCATAAAAACTTGGAGGGATTCGATTGA
- the trhO gene encoding oxygen-dependent tRNA uridine(34) hydroxylase TrhO translates to MEKDSYQVLLYYKYVTIEDPETFAVEHLAACKEIGLKGRILVGSEGINGTCSGTIEQTEAYMDMMKNDDRFKEMAFKIDEADGHAFKKMHVRAREEIVNLSLADDINPNELTGTYLSPEEFFKQMQDEDTVVIDARNDYEFDLGHFRGAVRPEIENFRDLPEWIRDNKEQFEGKKILTYCTGGIRCEKFSGWLVREGFEDVGQLHGGIVTYGKDPVAKGQLWDGQCYVFDERIAVPINQVEHVIVGRDHFDGTPCERYVNCANPICNAKIICSEENEHMYMRSCSDECRTHPRNRYFVEHNLTVEQYDERLEAIERRRNETHAI, encoded by the coding sequence ATGGAAAAAGATTCATATCAGGTTCTTCTCTATTATAAATACGTAACGATTGAAGATCCTGAAACGTTTGCTGTTGAACATTTGGCAGCTTGTAAGGAAATTGGTTTAAAAGGTCGTATTCTAGTTGGCAGTGAAGGTATCAACGGTACATGTTCAGGTACTATCGAACAGACGGAAGCGTATATGGACATGATGAAAAACGATGATCGTTTTAAAGAAATGGCTTTTAAAATTGACGAAGCAGACGGTCATGCTTTCAAGAAAATGCATGTGCGCGCACGGGAAGAAATTGTTAACCTGAGCCTCGCCGATGATATTAACCCGAATGAATTAACGGGCACTTACTTAAGTCCTGAAGAGTTCTTCAAACAAATGCAAGATGAAGACACAGTTGTCATCGATGCACGCAATGATTATGAATTCGATCTTGGACACTTCCGTGGTGCGGTTCGTCCAGAAATTGAAAATTTCCGGGATTTACCCGAATGGATTCGTGACAACAAAGAACAGTTCGAAGGGAAAAAAATTCTAACGTATTGCACGGGGGGGATCCGTTGTGAAAAATTTTCCGGATGGCTTGTTCGTGAAGGATTCGAGGATGTTGGACAATTGCACGGAGGAATCGTCACATACGGAAAAGACCCCGTTGCCAAAGGTCAGCTTTGGGATGGACAATGTTATGTGTTTGACGAGCGAATTGCAGTTCCAATCAATCAAGTAGAACATGTAATCGTTGGCCGTGACCATTTTGACGGTACGCCATGTGAACGCTATGTAAACTGTGCAAATCCAATATGTAACGCAAAAATCATTTGTTCCGAAGAAAATGAGCATATGTATATGCGCAGCTGTTCGGACGAATGCCGTACACACCCACGTAACCGTTACTTCGTTGAGCATAACTTAACGGTAGAACAATACGATGAGCGTCTTGAAGCGATTGAGCGCCGGAGAAATGAAACGCACGCGATCTAA
- a CDS encoding helix-turn-helix transcriptional regulator, protein MLTNRVKELRARFNMTQGELAEKVGVTRQTIVSLEKGSYTPSLLLAMNIAEVFEMPIEGIFSKEEKKS, encoded by the coding sequence TTGCTTACCAACCGCGTGAAGGAATTAAGAGCACGTTTCAATATGACACAAGGCGAACTTGCAGAAAAAGTCGGCGTAACAAGGCAAACAATCGTCTCGCTGGAAAAAGGAAGCTATACCCCTTCCTTGCTGCTAGCTATGAATATAGCAGAAGTCTTTGAAATGCCGATTGAGGGGATATTTTCGAAGGAGGAGAAGAAAAGTTGA
- a CDS encoding OsmC family protein — MSTSQLITVETSGVWISGVKTEISVREFEPFIIDEPKSLGGNDEGPNPVEYVLAGLSGCTSVMISIIAKELNFSYEAVEFKNAGALDVQGLMGVDGVSPHFQSVDFDIVIKTNETDARLQHLKESVEKRCPVMNLLVDAGVPVTSNWIKG; from the coding sequence ATGTCAACAAGCCAGTTAATAACAGTCGAAACAAGTGGCGTTTGGATTAGTGGAGTAAAAACCGAGATTTCGGTCCGGGAGTTTGAACCATTCATCATCGACGAACCAAAGAGTCTTGGCGGCAACGATGAAGGGCCGAATCCGGTTGAATATGTGCTTGCTGGATTATCCGGCTGTACGTCAGTTATGATTTCAATCATTGCCAAAGAATTAAATTTTTCTTATGAAGCAGTTGAATTTAAGAATGCTGGTGCACTTGATGTACAGGGATTGATGGGCGTGGATGGCGTATCGCCTCATTTTCAATCTGTAGATTTTGATATTGTTATCAAAACAAACGAAACGGATGCGCGCCTTCAACACTTAAAAGAGTCTGTTGAAAAAAGATGTCCTGTGATGAATTTACTTGTCGATGCGGGTGTTCCTGTAACGTCAAATTGGATAAAGGGTTAA
- a CDS encoding hemerythrin domain-containing protein gives MIEMAGPALKQLHSHRAIHEGGLSGAVGKTDGMMDFLKQGDLELANQAADDLIEYWKTRVISHADAEEQGFYDEVAELKPELKEAVVQLTRDHDLLRIIVRDIEQLREEENLSPGVLHRFHALLVVNEIHSRDEERMLFEK, from the coding sequence ATGATTGAAATGGCTGGACCGGCACTTAAACAACTTCATTCCCACCGTGCAATTCATGAAGGCGGGCTTTCTGGAGCAGTTGGTAAGACGGACGGTATGATGGACTTCTTAAAGCAGGGTGATCTTGAATTAGCGAACCAGGCAGCGGATGATCTGATTGAATACTGGAAGACGCGTGTTATCAGTCATGCGGATGCAGAAGAGCAAGGATTTTATGACGAAGTCGCGGAACTGAAGCCAGAATTGAAAGAAGCGGTCGTTCAATTGACTAGGGATCACGATTTATTGCGAATTATTGTAAGAGACATTGAGCAATTGCGCGAAGAGGAGAACTTGAGCCCGGGCGTTCTTCACCGATTTCATGCTTTACTTGTCGTCAATGAAATACATAGCCGTGATGAAGAACGTATGCTTTTTGAAAAATAA
- a CDS encoding DUF368 domain-containing protein, with the protein MQWRNLYRGFFMGISDLIPGVSGGTIAFILGIYDELLTSISGFFSRNWKKHIGFLLPLGLGIGATLLLFSRVIEYLLENYPAPTQFFFMGLVIGVLPFITKQAGVKKNFNWKHFFLILLVGAALASLAFIKPHDTTAITTLTATNAIGLFFAGWAGSMAMLLPGISGSFILLILGVYSTAIGALSNLNLPIIAVIGAGVIVGFIVSSKAISYLLKHFTYITFAVIIGLIIGSVFVIYPGIPDSGTPFVMSVIAFFTGLIVANMFSSPNKITIVNN; encoded by the coding sequence ATGCAATGGAGAAATTTATATCGCGGATTCTTTATGGGGATTAGCGATCTTATACCTGGAGTGAGTGGAGGAACAATAGCGTTCATTTTGGGGATTTACGATGAATTATTAACGTCCATCAGCGGATTTTTTAGCCGCAATTGGAAAAAGCATATAGGATTTTTATTGCCATTAGGCCTTGGAATTGGGGCTACGCTATTATTGTTTAGTAGAGTAATCGAGTATTTACTTGAAAATTATCCTGCTCCTACCCAGTTTTTCTTTATGGGACTTGTCATCGGTGTGCTGCCTTTCATCACAAAACAAGCGGGTGTAAAGAAGAATTTTAACTGGAAACACTTCTTCCTCATCTTGTTGGTTGGAGCGGCACTCGCTTCATTGGCATTCATTAAGCCGCATGATACGACGGCTATCACGACCTTGACTGCGACGAATGCGATTGGCCTCTTTTTTGCAGGGTGGGCAGGCAGTATGGCTATGTTGTTGCCAGGAATTAGCGGTTCGTTTATTCTGCTGATTTTAGGTGTTTATTCCACAGCTATAGGAGCATTATCAAACCTAAATTTACCGATTATTGCTGTTATCGGTGCAGGTGTAATCGTGGGATTCATTGTCAGCAGTAAGGCAATCAGTTATTTACTGAAACACTTTACGTATATCACCTTCGCTGTAATTATTGGTCTCATCATCGGTTCGGTGTTTGTCATCTATCCAGGGATTCCGGACAGTGGAACGCCATTTGTTATGAGCGTTATTGCGTTCTTTACAGGTCTAATTGTTGCGAATATGTTCAGTTCTCCAAACAAAATAACTATCGTAAATAACTAG
- a CDS encoding S66 family peptidase, giving the protein MIRYPDPLKNGQTIGVTATSSGVESELHHLLRESAHQFEKRGYAVNFGETVWTNEKLTSTPKDMRLAEFREMMADEEVCAIIPPWGGHFLLELLPLIDFKELKPKWIMGYSDTSTLLLPITLLTGIATVHGTNFVDLRSDAWDSVTSKFIELLTASAGDTIVQHSSEKYQSEWQHDAPADPYVFKLDTETEWKTIGNQPVQFKGRLLSGCIDTIRHLVGTPFGDVKKFQEKFIAGEKVVWALENSEMDAPDFYRSILQLHNAGWFDDAAGIIFGRTAAGLAKGGFSDVDAMERLAELTGIPVVYNADIGHVPPQMTFVNGAIAEIEVAGGKASVTTRFI; this is encoded by the coding sequence ATGATCCGTTATCCTGACCCACTAAAAAATGGACAAACTATTGGTGTTACTGCAACATCATCGGGCGTTGAGAGTGAATTGCATCATCTGTTAAGAGAATCTGCACATCAATTTGAAAAGAGAGGTTACGCTGTAAATTTTGGTGAAACGGTATGGACGAATGAAAAGCTTACATCGACGCCGAAAGATATGCGCTTGGCAGAGTTTAGGGAGATGATGGCGGATGAAGAAGTTTGTGCGATAATTCCTCCATGGGGTGGTCATTTTCTATTGGAATTACTGCCGCTCATTGATTTTAAAGAATTGAAACCTAAGTGGATTATGGGCTACTCAGATACAAGTACGTTGCTATTACCAATTACGCTACTAACTGGTATCGCGACAGTCCATGGAACGAATTTCGTCGATTTGCGAAGTGATGCATGGGATTCTGTTACCTCTAAATTTATTGAACTGCTAACTGCTTCCGCAGGTGACACAATTGTCCAGCATTCATCTGAAAAATACCAGTCCGAATGGCAACATGACGCACCCGCGGATCCGTACGTCTTTAAACTGGATACGGAGACGGAGTGGAAGACAATCGGCAATCAACCGGTCCAGTTTAAAGGCCGTCTCTTGTCCGGCTGTATCGATACAATCCGCCATTTGGTCGGAACTCCTTTTGGTGATGTGAAGAAGTTTCAAGAAAAGTTCATTGCGGGTGAAAAAGTCGTCTGGGCACTGGAAAATAGTGAAATGGATGCGCCGGATTTCTACCGTTCCATTCTTCAATTGCATAATGCAGGATGGTTTGACGATGCAGCTGGAATCATATTCGGCAGAACGGCCGCAGGATTGGCAAAAGGTGGTTTCAGTGATGTAGATGCAATGGAAAGGCTTGCGGAACTGACTGGAATTCCAGTAGTTTACAATGCGGATATTGGGCATGTGCCTCCCCAAATGACGTTCGTTAATGGAGCAATTGCAGAAATCGAAGTGGCAGGAGGAAAAGCCTCAGTCACGACGAGATTTATATAG
- a CDS encoding PrkA family serine protein kinase, with amino-acid sequence MDILNKVKRFREEENKLKWEGTFAEYLAIVKERKEVAQTAHSRVYNMIKSSGLVEKDGNRLYQFFGEEIFGLEESIERLVEEYFHPAAKRLEVRKRILLLMGPVSGGKSTIVTLLKRGLENYSKTDEGAVYAIKGCPMHEDPLHLIPHHLRKDFLESYDIRIEGSLSPLNTMRLEKEYGGEIENVMVERIFFSEDRRVGIGTFTPSDPKSQDIADLTGSIDFSTIAEFGSESDPRAYRFDGELNKANRGMMEFQEMLKLDEKFLWHLLSLTQEGNFKAGRFALISADELIVAHTNETEYRTFISNKKNEALHSRIIVMPIPYNLKVSQEECIYEKMIKESDMTHVHIAPHALKVAAIFSVLTRLEDSKKQGIDVVKKMRLYDGENVEGFNQMDVEDLKKEFPNEGMNGIDPRYVINRISSAIIRKEVSSINALDVLRSLKDGLDQHASISQADRDKYMNYIAIARKEFDEIAKKEVQKAFVYSYEESAISLMDNYLDNVEAFCNKNKLRDFLTGEEMNPDEKLMRSIEEQIGISENAKKAFREEILIRLSAYARTGKRFDYNSHERLREAIQKKLFSDLKDVVKITTSSKTPDESHLKKVNEVIARLIDEYGYNSISANELLRYVGSLLNR; translated from the coding sequence ATGGATATATTAAACAAAGTAAAAAGGTTCCGAGAAGAAGAAAACAAGCTTAAGTGGGAAGGTACGTTTGCAGAGTATTTGGCCATTGTAAAGGAAAGAAAAGAAGTCGCACAAACAGCACATTCACGCGTTTATAATATGATTAAAAGCTCTGGCCTGGTGGAGAAAGATGGAAACAGGCTCTATCAATTTTTTGGAGAAGAAATCTTTGGACTTGAAGAGTCAATCGAAAGACTTGTTGAAGAGTATTTTCATCCCGCGGCCAAACGACTAGAAGTTCGCAAACGAATTCTTTTATTGATGGGTCCTGTTAGCGGCGGTAAATCTACGATTGTTACTTTATTGAAACGTGGGCTTGAAAACTATTCTAAAACGGATGAGGGCGCAGTTTACGCTATAAAAGGCTGTCCGATGCATGAAGACCCGCTTCATTTAATTCCGCATCATTTACGCAAAGATTTCTTAGAGAGTTATGACATTCGTATTGAAGGCAGTTTGTCCCCGCTGAATACGATGCGGCTGGAGAAGGAATACGGCGGAGAAATTGAAAATGTAATGGTGGAACGAATCTTTTTCTCAGAAGACAGACGAGTCGGAATCGGAACCTTTACACCTTCTGATCCGAAGTCCCAAGATATTGCTGATTTAACGGGTAGCATCGATTTTTCTACAATTGCTGAATTTGGTTCTGAATCAGATCCGCGTGCTTATCGCTTTGATGGTGAATTGAATAAGGCAAACAGGGGAATGATGGAATTCCAGGAAATGTTGAAATTGGATGAGAAATTTTTATGGCATTTATTATCGTTGACGCAGGAAGGGAATTTTAAAGCGGGTAGGTTCGCATTAATCAGTGCAGACGAACTGATTGTGGCGCATACGAATGAAACTGAGTACCGAACTTTTATTTCCAATAAAAAGAATGAAGCTCTTCACTCGAGAATTATTGTGATGCCTATTCCCTATAATTTAAAAGTGAGTCAGGAAGAATGTATATATGAAAAAATGATAAAAGAGAGTGATATGACGCATGTTCATATCGCTCCGCACGCTTTAAAAGTGGCTGCTATCTTTTCTGTTCTGACGCGACTTGAAGACTCTAAAAAACAAGGAATCGATGTTGTAAAGAAAATGCGGCTCTATGATGGAGAAAATGTAGAAGGATTTAATCAGATGGATGTAGAGGATTTGAAGAAGGAATTTCCGAACGAAGGTATGAATGGGATTGATCCGCGTTATGTGATCAACCGTATTTCATCGGCTATTATTCGGAAAGAAGTTTCTTCAATTAATGCCCTGGATGTTTTACGGTCTTTGAAAGACGGGTTAGACCAGCATGCCTCGATTTCGCAAGCGGACCGAGATAAATATATGAACTATATTGCAATCGCCAGAAAAGAATTTGATGAAATTGCAAAGAAAGAAGTTCAAAAAGCATTTGTCTATTCGTATGAAGAGTCTGCGATATCGTTGATGGATAACTACCTCGATAATGTAGAGGCTTTTTGTAATAAAAATAAATTGAGAGACTTCTTAACTGGCGAAGAAATGAATCCTGACGAAAAACTTATGCGCTCCATTGAGGAGCAAATTGGTATTTCGGAAAATGCGAAAAAAGCGTTTCGAGAGGAAATTTTAATTCGGCTTTCCGCTTATGCAAGAACAGGTAAACGTTTTGACTATAATTCTCATGAACGTTTACGAGAAGCTATACAAAAGAAATTATTTTCAGATTTAAAAGATGTTGTCAAAATCACAACGTCCTCTAAAACGCCAGATGAATCGCATCTTAAAAAGGTGAATGAAGTGATTGCGAGACTCATTGATGAATATGGCTATAATTCCATTTCTGCGAACGAATTGCTACGCTACGTCGGAAGTCTGCTTAATCGATAA